One region of Vairimorpha necatrix chromosome 10, complete sequence genomic DNA includes:
- a CDS encoding integrase catalytic domain-containing protein, with translation MVKTEINKCLRCKMYNPQRGKKFIFVTAYEPGEKVAADIIGPINGSYIITAIDYFTRKAWAKVITTRESNKLVKFFDEVYNDIKIKILILDQSKENLSIEVKQWATRNNVRIHYISPFHHQSNGRIERFNRTIQEGIYKDNSFGNLKTKTKRVLDVYNNVRHSALGMSPDEACNPKRAQEIKLKQFEEIVKFNQRQKKRGAEFIFKEGDRVIIRRETDLTKGKPRFESQGIIINILGNNSYNVKVHNKTIKRHGSQLKLIVEDYFE, from the coding sequence ATGGTAAAAAcggaaattaataaatgtcTAAGATGTAAGATGTACAATCCACAAAgaggaaaaaaatttatatttgtgaCAGCATACGAACCTGGCGAAAAGGTAGCTGCCGATATTATAGGACCAATCAATGGAAGCTATATAATTACGGCGATCGACTATTTTACAAGGAAAGCATGGGCTAAAGTCATTACTACTAGAGAGAGTAATAAGCTAgtgaaattttttgatgaaGTTTATAATGACATAAAGATTAAAATACTAATTCTTGATCAgtcaaaagaaaatttgagTATTGAGGTAAAACAATGGGCAACGAGAAATAATGTTCGAATTCATTATATTTCCCCTTTTCATCACCAATCAAACGGAAGAATagaaagatttaatagGACAATACAGGAAGGTATATATAAAGATAATAGTTTTGGAAATTTGAAGACAAAAACTAAGCGTGTACTAGATGTATACAATAATGTTAGACACTCCGCTCTTGGCATGTCGCCAGACGAAGCATGTAATCCTAAGAGAGCTCAGGAGATTAAACTAAAACAATTCGAAGAAATCGTAAAATTTAACCAACGACAGAAGAAAAGAGGAGctgaatttatttttaaagaggGAGATAGAGTTATAATTAGAAGAGAAACCGATTTAACAAAGGGAAAACCTAGATTTGAATCGCAAggtataattattaatattttaggaAATAATTCTTATAACGTTAAGGTCcataataaaactataaagCGACATGGCTCGCAACTTAAGCTAATAGTAGAGGATTATTTTGAATGA
- a CDS encoding LTR retrotransposon: MSFERASELDLAEVTKSLKSRFYSSQKTLATLDEFDKPQQFGNLDAFIDFCRKGNSLIEQQTMECKAVSPIVLKKAPSALKSILYDFVSQCQDWSEFLRRTEEVAWIAFPIKSNTTNTEETLDNRALKAAPAKKGNIPYTIENYKINTCSTNPCYINLEFNRKRYRALIDTGADVSLIPTRVLEGTNIRLTRSSTIIRAASGTPLEITGGCININFKAGEASITFSP, translated from the coding sequence ATGTCATTTGAACGGGCATCCGAACTTGATCTGGCAGAGGTTACTAAGAGTCTAAAATCGAGATTTTACAGTTCACAGAAAACTCTGGCCACTCTAGACGAGTTTGATAAACCGCAACAATTTGGCAACCTAGATGCTTTCATAGACTTCTGCAGGAAAGGAAACTCTCTTATAGAGCAACAAACAATGGAGTGCAAAGCAGTCAGCCCCATTGTACTCAAGAAGGCACCTTCAGCCCTCAAATCAATTCTTTATGATTTTGTTAGTCAATGCCAAGATTGGAGTGAATTCCTGAGGCGCACAGAGGAAGTTGCTTGGATAGCATTCCCTATAAAAAGTAACACGACTAATACGGAGGAGACACTAGATAACAGGGCCTTGAAGGCCGCACCAGCGAAGAAGGGAAATATACCCTACACCATAGAAAACTACAAGATCAACACTTGTTCCACTAACCCCTGCTACATAAACCTAGAATTCAATCGTAAACGATATCGAGCATTAATCGATACCGGGGCTGATGTCTCCCTGATACCCACAAGAGTCCTCGAAGGGACAAATATCAGATTGACCAGATCTTCAACGATCATACGAGCAGCCTCGGGGACACCACTTGAGATTACAGGAGGATGtataaatatcaattttaaaGCGGGAGAAGCTTCAATTACTTTCAGCCCTTAA
- a CDS encoding reverse transcriptase, with protein MSYDYIEFEIKVPGLKAAPIKRIKKIQKIRRINIKDWIEDFNGISKSLNLTTEEQKIIKNFTEIAKYLKAKISGKMNSAEFIHNLKYVRQIQYENILEFYETIKTNLDQYANIEDLEKEEFNRRLREIFFDSLALNTATKLKDLKIYDVEEAMEYLIDLEEDLKKRLTTIQCSKINKQTKRTLQKTAIHEEKQEVERKKLWCFYCLSTTHSFAKCWFKDKNKKKNNDQTAKQNKERNYLIKEDPVTDLELLIEGRVNEIKTKMAIDTGSSRNYISKELANKAYLEIREDRPLTVTVANYQKIKIDRTTEILVKFNNNEGVLK; from the exons ATGTCGT ACGATTACATCGAATTTGAGATAAAAGTACCAGGACTCAAAGCAGCTCCCATAAAACGAATTAAGAAGATACAGAAAATTAGAAGAATTAACATCAAAGACTGGATAGAAGACTTCAACGGGATATCAAAAAGCCTGAACCTGACGACTGAAGAGCAAAAGATC ataaaaaactttacaGAAATAgctaaatatttaaaggcGAAGATTAGTGGTAAGATGAATTCTGCTGAATTCATTCACAATCTTAAATATGTACGCCAAATACAATACGAGAACATATTAGAATTTTATGAAACTATTAAAACAAACTTGGATCAGTATGCCAATATCGAAGATCTCGAGAAGGAGGAATTTAACAGGCGTCTGCGAGAAATATTCTTTGACTCGCTTGCCTTAAATACTGCAACAAAACTAAaggatttaaaaatatacgaTGTTGAAGAAGCTATGGAGTATCTTATAGACCTAGAAGAGGATCTAAAGAAGAGACTTACTACCATACAATGCTCAAAAATCAACAAACAGACAAAAAGAACCTTACAAAAAACCGCAATACACGAAGAAAAACAAGAAGTAGAGAGAAAGAAATTATGGTGTTTCTATTGTCTAAGTACCACTCATAGCTTTGCAAAGTGTTGGTTTAaggataaaaataaaaagaaaaacaacGATCAAACAgcaaaacaaaacaaagaaagaaattacCTCATCAAAGAAGACCCTGTAACAGACCTAGAGTTACTAATAGAAGGAAGGGTTAATGAAATTAAGACCAAAATGGCGATAGATACAGGCTCATCTAGGAACTATATTTCAAAAGAGCTTGCCAACAAAGCTTATCTTGAAATTAGAGAAGACAGGCCATTAACAGTCACCGTAGCTAATTAtcaaaagataaaaatagacAGGACGACAGAAATATTAGTTAAATTCAACAATAACGAGGGAGTCTTAAAATGA
- a CDS encoding LTR retrotransposon: MQFVNNKAFDMATAIKTVGCFNGKREEDINTWLRDTTFTARTYLPGSTGARSWIAMSFERASELDLAEVTKSLKSRFYSSQKTLATLDEFDKPQQFGNLDAFIDFCRKGNSLIEQQTMECKAVSPIVLKKAPSALKSILYDFVSQCQDWSEFLRRTEEVAWIAFPIKSNTTNTEETLDNRALKAAPAKKGNIPYTIENYKINTCSTNPCYINLEFNRKRYRALIDTGADVSLIPTRVLEGTNIRLTRSSTIIRAASGTPLEITGGSSNRDNSSEGNLPKNGKILLHFEEEITQQIKKNLELGVIRNSMSPWNSRDVLVTKPLWSIRLCIYYRDLNKNTVKYKYLLSRIDEILDDLADAAIFSTLDATSGIIKYPLKK; the protein is encoded by the exons ATGCAATTCGTAAATAATAAAGCATTTGACATGGCGACAGCGATAAAAACTGTTGGCTGCTTCAATGGAAAGAGGGAAGAGGATATAAATACATGGTTGCGTGACACAACGTTTACGGCGAGG ACTTATCTGCCTGGGTCTACGGGAGCCCGCTCATGGATAGCCATGTCATTTGAACGGGCATCCGAACTTGATCTGGCAGAGGTTACTAAGAGTCTAAAATCGAGATTTTACAGTTCACAGAAAACTCTGGCCACTCTAGACGAGTTTGATAAACCGCAACAATTTGGCAACCTAGATGCTTTCATAGACTTCTGCAGGAAAGGAAACTCTCTTATAGAGCAACAAACAATGGAGTGCAAAGCAGTCAGCCCCATTGTACTCAAGAAGGCACCTTCAGCCCTCAAATCAATTCTTTATGATTTTGTTAGTCAATGCCAAGATTGGAGTGAATTCCTGAGGCGCACAGAGGAAGTTGCTTGGATAGCATTCCCTATAAAAAGTAACACGACTAATACGGAGGAGACACTAGATAACAGGGCCTTGAAGGCCGCACCAGCGAAGAAGGGAAATATACCCTACACCATAGAAAACTACAAGATCAACACTTGTTCCACTAACCCCTGCTACATAAACCTAGAATTCAATCGTAAACGATATCGAGCATTAATCGATACCGGGGCTGATGTCTCCCTGATACCCACAAGAGTCCTCGAAGGGACAAATATCAGATTGACCAGATCTTCAACGATCATACGAGCAGCCTCGGGGACACCACTTGAGATTACAGGAGGAT CATCAAATCGAGACAACAGTAGCGAAGGCAATTTACCAAAAAACGGAAAGATCCTTCTGCACTTTGAAGAGGAAATCACACAACAGATCAAGAAGAACTTGGAGTTGGGTGTAATAAGAAATAGTATGAGCCCCTGGAACAGTAGAGATGTTCTAGTAACGAAACCTTTATGGTCGATCAGGCTCTGTATATATTACAGAGATCTCAACAAGAATACagtcaaatataaatacctCCTTTCACGAATTGACGAAATTCTCGACGATCTAGCGGACGCTGCTATCTTTTCGACATTAGATGCTACGTCAGGTATTATCAAATATCCGTTGAAGAAGTAG
- a CDS encoding reverse transcriptase, with product MHKDIEEHGYPLRNTKNKVIRSERPYQIWVIDLKGRICENSGRNSFIFVAIDHYSKWVETAVINYKTGSTITSLIKKLFIEIHGIPERILTDNGLEFINSDIKDLAEKNGIDWKYSSPEHHETVGAVERANRTLMKILNKLTDFGRISWKNKLEEATRCLDLNYNRSIGSSPFMLRENKLAMLPVDKALDKWRKSKMWAKVLIYRENKGGKFKCNWEDGYVITEIILPDAYMVKKNGK from the exons ATGCATAAGGACATCGAGGAACAC GGATATCCATTACGAaacacaaaaaacaaagttATACGATCAGAAAGACCATACCAAATATGGGTGATAGATCTCAAAGGCCGCATATGCGAAAATTCGGGTCGAAATAGCTTCATATTCGTTGCTATTGACCACTATTCTAAATGGGTCGAGACGGCCGTGATCAACTATAAAACAGGTTCGACAATAACGAGTTTaattaagaaattatttatcGAGATACATGGCATTCCAGAAAGAATCTTGACTGACAACGGGctagaatttataaattctgACATCAAAGACCTGGCCGAAAAGAACGGCATTGACTGGAAATACAGTTCACCAGAACATCACGAAACTGTAGGCGCAGTAGAAAGAGCGAATCGGACGTTAATGAAGATACTAAATAAACTTACAGATTTCGGAAGGATAAGCTGGAAGAACAAGCTTGAGGAAGCCACGAGATGCCTCGACCTGAACTATAATCGGAGCATAGGATCATCCCCGTTCATGTTAAGGGAGAATAAATTGGCGATGCTGCCAGTAGACAAAGCGTTAGACAA GTGGCGAAAAAGCAAAATGTGGGCGAaagttttaatatatcGTGAGAACAAAGGCGGGAAGTTCAAGTGCAATTGGGAAGATGGATACGTGATCacagaaataattttaccCGATGCCTATATGGTAAAAAAGAATGGAAAATAA